In the genome of Bos mutus isolate GX-2022 chromosome 20, NWIPB_WYAK_1.1, whole genome shotgun sequence, one region contains:
- the KGD4 gene encoding alpha-ketoglutarate dehydrogenase component 4 has protein sequence MMGSKMASASRVVQVVKPHTPLIRFPDRRDNPKPNVSEVLRSAGLPSHTSSISQHSKGSKSPDWLMHQGPPDTAEMIKTLPQKYRRKLVSQEEIEFIQRGGPE, from the exons ATGATGGGCAGCAAGATGGCGTCTGCCAGCAGGGTCGTTCAG gtaGTCAAGCCACATACTCCATTAATAAGGTTCCCTGACAGAAGAGACAATCCTAAACCAAATG tatcaGAAGTTCTACGATCAGCAGGACTACCATCTCATACTTCTTCAATTTCACAGCATTCTAAGGGAAGTAAATCGCCAGACTGGCTGATGCATCAGGGTCCACCAGACACGGCAGAGATGATAAAAACTTTACCTCAGAAATACAGAAGGAAACTTGTGTCTCAAGAAGAAATTGAATTTATCCAA cgTGGAGGTCCAGAATAA